In Actinoplanes derwentensis, the following proteins share a genomic window:
- a CDS encoding class II aldolase/adducin family protein, with protein sequence MNYVPGDLRDQLAHVGYDVVQAGLVCGSGGNLSARIPGEDAIWITASGSWLDRLSRNTFAPVRIADGGPAVVGSVLPPRIEPTSEMALHLALYRARPDVNAVVHLHPQTALLLDALGERIRIVTTDHAFYLRRVSTVPFRLPGTTELAALTAAMAADGTDCLVLSQHGCVVMGDSVELAHKRARNLEEAASLTYRALSAGRLDDLRECPEEFLERLSRSTSVTV encoded by the coding sequence GTGAACTACGTCCCCGGTGACCTGCGTGATCAGCTTGCGCATGTTGGTTACGACGTGGTGCAGGCGGGCCTCGTGTGTGGATCGGGCGGCAATCTGTCCGCCCGCATTCCCGGCGAGGACGCCATCTGGATCACCGCAAGTGGATCATGGCTGGATCGACTCAGCCGCAACACCTTCGCACCGGTTCGGATCGCTGACGGGGGCCCGGCCGTCGTCGGCAGTGTCCTCCCGCCGCGAATCGAACCGACCAGCGAAATGGCGCTGCACCTCGCGCTCTACCGGGCGAGACCGGACGTGAACGCCGTGGTGCACCTGCACCCGCAGACGGCATTGCTGCTGGACGCTCTCGGCGAACGCATCCGGATCGTGACCACCGATCACGCCTTCTACCTGCGCCGGGTGTCCACCGTGCCGTTCCGGCTGCCGGGCACCACCGAACTGGCCGCCCTGACCGCCGCGATGGCCGCCGACGGCACCGACTGCCTGGTGCTCAGTCAGCACGGTTGCGTGGTGATGGGTGACTCCGTCGAGCTCGCGCACAAGCGGGCCCGCAACCTGGAGGAAGCCGCTTCGCTGACGTACCGGGCGTTGTCGGCCGGTCGTCTGGACGATCTCCGGGAGTGCCCGGAGGAGTTCCTGGAGAGGCTTTCCAGGTCCACCTCCGTCACGGTGTGA
- a CDS encoding ArsR/SmtB family transcription factor, with translation MEIVGTALAEMTMPQISPLAGEPIERADAERLAGVLKALADPARLRLLSLIQSATDGEACVCDLTAPLGLSQPTVSHHLRILTEAGLLEREKRGVWAYYRLVPSAIATIADLLTPPRKRATKKAR, from the coding sequence ATGGAGATCGTGGGAACTGCGTTGGCGGAAATGACCATGCCTCAGATCTCGCCGCTTGCCGGTGAGCCTATTGAACGCGCTGACGCTGAGCGCCTGGCGGGAGTGCTGAAGGCGCTCGCCGACCCGGCCCGGCTACGGCTGCTGAGCCTCATTCAGTCCGCAACGGACGGTGAGGCGTGCGTCTGCGACCTGACGGCCCCCCTAGGGCTGTCGCAGCCCACCGTTAGTCACCATCTTCGGATTCTTACCGAAGCTGGTCTGCTCGAGCGGGAGAAGCGGGGTGTGTGGGCGTACTACCGGCTGGTGCCGAGTGCCATCGCCACCATCGCCGACCTGCTGACCCCGCCGCGGAAGCGGGCCACCAAGAAGGCCCGCTGA